A stretch of the Aegilops tauschii subsp. strangulata cultivar AL8/78 chromosome 4, Aet v6.0, whole genome shotgun sequence genome encodes the following:
- the LOC109785224 gene encoding uncharacterized protein encodes MVHAAARAMVGNEKTTLFREDRWIGGFRLCELAPRIYNRVPKRVRQSKLVAEAIRNNDWTGDIGTKLAPEALEEFLKLWPRIADVQLADDVEDSIRWMWEQNGKFSARLAYAAPFMGWEVSATVLDVG; translated from the coding sequence ATGGTCCATGCGGCGGCGCGGGCGATGGTCGGCAACGAAAAAACCACCCTCTTCCGGGAGGATAGATGGATCGGCGGCTTCCGCCTTTGTGAACTGGCCCCGCGGATCTACAACCGCGTGCCGAAGAGAGTGCGACAATCTAAGCTGGTAGCGGAAGCAATAAGAAACAATGATTGGACCGGTGACATTGGCACTAAGCTGGCACCGGAAGCTCTGGAAGAGTTCCTAAAACTTTGGCCGAGGATCGCGGATGTGCAATTAGCTGACGATGTGGAGGACTCGATAAGGTGGATGTGGGAACAGAACGGCAAGTTCTCGGCTCGATTGGCCTATGCGGCTCCGTTTATGGGATGGGAAGTGTCCGCAACGGTGCTGGACGTCGGATAG